The proteins below come from a single Caulobacter segnis ATCC 21756 genomic window:
- a CDS encoding 5'-methylthioadenosine/S-adenosylhomocysteine nucleosidase, with translation MRLPVLVLAFVALFASPALAQRLDETPRVAVISAFPPEIGALNAATQDQKTFDVHGVKFMTGQMEGKPVVVFLSGVSMVNAAMTTQMAIDRFNITRIVFSGIAGGVDEGLDIGDVVVADRWAQNLESAFARETDKGFEVSSSIRNSTLPNYGMIFPRAIVLPSAPDGRVWFPSDPALLETAKTVAASVALQRCAADKCLVHPPKVVIGGAGVSAPVFLDNAAYRKYLRSAFEARLVDMESAAVAHVALVNKTPFIAFRSLSDLAGGGAGANEMHTFMALASDNSATVVKAFVKALPN, from the coding sequence ATGCGCCTGCCCGTCCTCGTCCTCGCCTTCGTCGCCCTGTTCGCCTCGCCCGCGCTCGCCCAGCGCCTGGACGAGACGCCGCGCGTGGCGGTGATCTCGGCCTTCCCGCCGGAGATCGGCGCACTGAACGCCGCGACCCAGGATCAGAAGACCTTCGACGTCCACGGCGTGAAGTTCATGACCGGCCAGATGGAGGGCAAGCCGGTGGTGGTGTTCCTCAGCGGCGTGTCGATGGTCAACGCGGCCATGACGACCCAGATGGCGATCGACCGCTTCAACATCACCCGCATCGTCTTCTCGGGCATCGCCGGCGGCGTCGACGAGGGCCTCGACATCGGCGACGTCGTGGTGGCCGACCGCTGGGCGCAGAACCTGGAGAGCGCCTTCGCCCGCGAGACCGACAAGGGCTTCGAGGTCTCGTCCAGCATCCGCAACAGCACCCTGCCCAACTACGGCATGATCTTCCCGCGCGCGATTGTCCTGCCCTCGGCGCCGGACGGCCGCGTGTGGTTCCCGTCCGATCCGGCCCTGCTGGAGACCGCCAAGACGGTCGCCGCCTCGGTCGCCCTGCAGCGCTGCGCCGCCGACAAGTGCCTGGTTCATCCGCCCAAGGTGGTGATCGGCGGCGCCGGCGTCTCGGCCCCGGTGTTCCTCGACAACGCCGCCTACCGCAAATACCTGCGCTCGGCCTTCGAGGCCCGGCTGGTCGACATGGAGAGCGCCGCGGTCGCCCACGTGGCCCTGGTCAACAAGACCCCGTTCATCGCCTTCCGCAGCCTGTCGGACCTGGCCGGCGGCGGCGCGGGCGCCAACGAGATGCACACCTTCATGGCCCTGGCCTCGGACAATTCGGCGACGGTGGTGAAGGCGTTCGTCAAGGCGCTGCCGAACTAG
- a CDS encoding Dabb family protein has product MPPFDRRVLLSSGLAAGAALATPASAASDAPVLFHQVFFWLKTPGAKADRDQLIAGLKALKGIEVIQQLHVGVPASTEKRDVVDNSYDVSELMVFKSVEDQKRYQDHPLHQKFVADCGHLWSKVVVYDSLSV; this is encoded by the coding sequence ATGCCACCTTTCGATCGCCGCGTCCTGCTCTCCAGCGGCCTCGCGGCCGGCGCCGCCCTCGCCACGCCTGCGAGCGCCGCGAGCGACGCCCCGGTGCTGTTCCATCAGGTGTTCTTCTGGCTCAAGACCCCTGGCGCCAAGGCCGACCGCGACCAGCTGATCGCGGGCCTGAAGGCGCTGAAGGGGATTGAAGTCATCCAGCAGCTGCACGTCGGCGTCCCGGCTTCGACGGAGAAGCGCGACGTGGTCGACAACAGCTACGACGTCTCCGAGCTGATGGTCTTCAAGAGCGTCGAGGACCAGAAGCGCTACCAGGACCACCCGCTGCACCAGAAGTTCGTCGCCGACTGCGGCCACCTCTGGAGCAAGGTCGTCGTCTACGACAGCCTGTCGGTCTGA
- the upp gene encoding uracil phosphoribosyltransferase, producing MSQVTVVNHPLVQHKLTRMRDKTTSTKTFRALMRETATLLCYEVTRDLPMDKVEIETPVAKASAYEIAGKKLVFAPILRAGLGMCEGMLDLVPSARVAHIGLYRDHETLEAIEYYFKAPEDISGRLTIVVDPMLATGHSAIAAISRLKHYGVTNLRFVCLLAAQAGVDALREAHPDVPIWTAAIDEKLNEHGYIVPGLGDAGDRTFGTR from the coding sequence ATGTCCCAGGTCACCGTCGTCAATCATCCGCTGGTCCAGCACAAGCTGACCCGGATGCGGGACAAGACAACCTCGACCAAGACCTTCCGCGCCCTGATGCGCGAGACGGCCACCTTGCTCTGCTACGAGGTCACCCGCGACCTGCCCATGGACAAGGTCGAGATCGAGACGCCGGTCGCCAAGGCCAGCGCCTACGAGATCGCCGGCAAGAAGCTGGTCTTCGCCCCGATCCTGCGGGCGGGGCTAGGCATGTGCGAGGGGATGCTGGACCTCGTCCCGTCGGCGCGGGTGGCGCACATCGGCCTCTATCGGGACCACGAGACGCTGGAGGCCATCGAGTACTACTTCAAGGCGCCGGAGGACATTTCGGGCCGTCTCACGATCGTGGTCGATCCGATGCTGGCCACCGGTCACTCGGCCATCGCCGCGATCTCGCGCCTGAAGCACTACGGCGTCACCAACCTGCGCTTTGTCTGCCTGCTGGCGGCGCAGGCCGGCGTCGACGCCCTGCGCGAGGCGCACCCCGACGTGCCGATCTGGACGGCGGCGATCGACGAAAAGCTCAACGAGCACGGCTACATCGTGCCGGGCCTGGGCGACGCCGGCGACCGGACGTTCGGGACGCGGTAG
- a CDS encoding xanthine dehydrogenase family protein molybdopterin-binding subunit has product MDGEILRDPTRRFVLQSGAAAGGGLLLSFTMTAEGQAAGDTQVNAYVRLAPDGKVTIASKVPEVGQGIKTALPMLIAEELDVDWSAVTVEQAIADSKIYGRQVAGGSMATTLEYDGLRRVGASVRALLIQAAAARWSVPADSLSTEPGVVVHAGSKRRASYGELAADAAKLTPPDPKSLTLKDPKAFRIIGKSHKSQNLDAITTGAPTYGIDTRLPGMLYATFAKAPVYGAKVASVDLAPAKAVKGVKDAFVVEGGDNLLSIMPGVAVVADSWWSARKGREALDIQWAAHPTAGQSSAGFAAKAAELAKAPPHRTLQNDGDVDAALKGAAKTVSAAYSYPFIAHAPMEPQNCTARVENGKVEIWAPTQNPEAGRALVAKALNVDPSAITIHLIRGGGGFGRRLMNDYMVEAAVIASKVAAPVKLVWTREEDIQHDFYRPAGWHNFTAGLDASGAVVAWKDHFVTFGEGETFNLSAGMNSTQFPSRAVANYRHDVSVMPLGFPTGYLRAPGNNAFGFVIQGFTDELAHAAGKDPVAFRREMLGAPRLLGEPGKGDSFDTGRMRGVLDLAAEMSGWGRKVPKGTGLGVACHYSHLGYVAVVIQATVKDGAIKLDKVWAAVDCGRQIVNPAGAEQQVQGSVLDAIGAALYQGMTFENGAAVNSNFGDFPLLRMADAPPVEVRFKLSDNNPTGLGEPAYPPTPAALVNALFAATGKRIRSLPIGDQLA; this is encoded by the coding sequence ATGGACGGCGAGATCCTGCGCGACCCGACCCGTCGCTTCGTCCTGCAAAGCGGCGCGGCCGCTGGCGGCGGCCTGCTGCTGAGCTTCACCATGACCGCCGAGGGCCAGGCGGCCGGCGACACCCAGGTCAACGCTTACGTCCGCCTCGCGCCGGACGGCAAGGTCACGATCGCCTCGAAGGTCCCCGAGGTGGGGCAGGGGATCAAGACCGCGCTGCCGATGCTGATCGCCGAGGAGTTGGACGTCGACTGGTCGGCGGTGACCGTCGAGCAGGCCATCGCCGACAGCAAGATCTACGGCCGCCAGGTGGCCGGCGGCAGCATGGCCACCACGCTGGAATATGACGGCCTGCGCCGCGTCGGCGCCAGCGTCCGGGCGCTGCTGATCCAGGCCGCCGCCGCCCGCTGGAGCGTCCCGGCCGACAGCCTCTCGACCGAGCCAGGCGTCGTGGTCCACGCCGGCAGCAAGCGCCGCGCCTCGTATGGCGAACTGGCCGCCGACGCCGCCAAGCTGACCCCGCCCGATCCCAAGTCCCTGACCCTGAAGGACCCCAAGGCCTTCCGGATCATCGGCAAGAGCCACAAGAGCCAGAACCTCGACGCCATCACGACCGGCGCGCCGACCTACGGCATCGACACGCGCCTGCCGGGCATGCTGTACGCCACCTTCGCCAAGGCCCCCGTCTACGGCGCCAAGGTCGCGAGCGTCGACCTGGCCCCGGCCAAGGCGGTCAAGGGCGTCAAGGACGCCTTCGTCGTCGAGGGCGGCGACAACCTGCTGAGCATCATGCCCGGCGTCGCCGTGGTCGCCGACAGCTGGTGGTCCGCCCGCAAGGGCCGCGAGGCGCTGGACATCCAGTGGGCCGCGCACCCGACCGCTGGCCAGAGCAGCGCCGGCTTCGCCGCCAAGGCCGCCGAGCTGGCCAAGGCGCCGCCGCACCGCACCCTGCAGAACGACGGCGACGTCGACGCGGCGCTGAAGGGCGCGGCCAAGACGGTCAGCGCGGCCTACAGCTATCCGTTCATCGCCCACGCGCCGATGGAGCCGCAGAACTGCACCGCTAGGGTCGAGAATGGAAAGGTGGAGATCTGGGCGCCGACCCAGAACCCCGAAGCCGGACGCGCCCTGGTCGCCAAGGCCCTGAACGTCGATCCCTCGGCCATCACCATCCACCTGATCCGCGGCGGCGGCGGTTTCGGCCGTCGTCTGATGAACGACTACATGGTCGAGGCCGCGGTGATCGCTTCGAAGGTCGCCGCGCCGGTCAAGCTGGTCTGGACCCGCGAGGAGGACATCCAGCACGACTTCTACCGTCCCGCCGGCTGGCACAACTTCACCGCCGGCCTCGACGCGAGCGGCGCGGTGGTCGCCTGGAAGGACCACTTCGTCACCTTCGGCGAGGGCGAGACCTTCAACCTGTCCGCCGGCATGAACTCGACGCAGTTTCCGAGCCGGGCGGTGGCCAACTATCGCCACGACGTCTCGGTGATGCCGCTGGGCTTCCCTACGGGCTATCTGCGCGCGCCGGGCAACAACGCCTTCGGCTTCGTGATCCAGGGCTTCACCGACGAGCTGGCCCATGCCGCCGGCAAGGACCCGGTCGCCTTCCGCCGCGAGATGCTGGGCGCGCCGCGCCTCTTGGGCGAGCCGGGTAAGGGCGACAGCTTCGACACCGGCCGCATGCGCGGGGTCCTCGACCTCGCCGCCGAGATGTCCGGCTGGGGGCGCAAGGTCCCGAAGGGCACGGGCCTGGGCGTGGCCTGCCACTACAGCCACCTCGGCTATGTGGCGGTGGTGATCCAGGCCACCGTCAAGGACGGGGCGATCAAGCTCGACAAGGTCTGGGCCGCCGTCGACTGCGGCCGTCAGATCGTCAACCCGGCGGGCGCGGAGCAGCAGGTGCAGGGCTCGGTGCTCGACGCCATCGGCGCCGCCCTCTACCAGGGCATGACCTTCGAGAACGGCGCGGCGGTGAACAGCAACTTCGGCGACTTCCCGCTGCTGCGGATGGCCGACGCGCCGCCGGTCGAGGTGCGCTTCAAGCTGTCGGACAACAATCCGACGGGCCTGGGCGAGCCGGCGTATCCGCCGACGCCGGCCGCGCTGGTCAACGCGTTGTTCGCCGCCACCGGCAAGCGCATCCGGTCCCTGCCGATCGGCGACCAACTGGCCTGA
- a CDS encoding (2Fe-2S)-binding protein yields MAFTLTVNGEPRTADVDGDTPLLWVLRDTLGLVGAKFGCGAALCGACTVHLDGEPIRACVTPISDIGGKTVTTIEGIGKTPVGAKVQEAWKAIDVPQCGYCQAGQIMSATALLASKPKPTDADIDEAMNGNLCRCATYIRIKKAIKVAAGQEKA; encoded by the coding sequence ATGGCCTTCACGCTGACCGTCAATGGTGAACCCAGGACAGCCGACGTGGACGGCGATACGCCGCTGCTTTGGGTGCTACGCGACACCCTGGGCCTCGTGGGCGCCAAGTTCGGCTGCGGCGCGGCCCTGTGCGGCGCCTGCACGGTGCACTTGGATGGCGAGCCCATCCGGGCTTGCGTCACGCCGATCAGCGACATCGGCGGCAAGACGGTCACGACGATCGAGGGGATCGGCAAGACACCGGTCGGCGCCAAGGTCCAGGAGGCCTGGAAGGCGATCGACGTGCCCCAGTGCGGCTACTGCCAGGCGGGCCAGATCATGTCGGCCACGGCGCTGCTGGCCAGCAAGCCCAAGCCCACCGACGCGGACATCGACGAGGCGATGAACGGCAATCTCTGCCGCTGCGCGACCTACATCCGTATCAAGAAGGCGATCAAGGTCGCCGCCGGCCAGGAGAAGGCGTGA
- a CDS encoding DUF47 domain-containing protein, with amino-acid sequence MLGLFKAVMPKEDAFFDLFSAHAKTLVDGAEALRDMTAGGDAVEPASARVYQHEEEADEVTRQVMLAVRRSFITPFDRSDIQDLTTSLDDAIDQMRKTAKVVSLFEVKSFEPQMKDMAGVIVEAAKLTEQAVALLPKMRQNAHKLGEISVRIREIEEQSDHMYDQGRKDLFLASRQGDPMAFIVGIDIYSHLEKVMDRFEDVANRISGIVVEQV; translated from the coding sequence ATGCTGGGCTTGTTCAAGGCCGTCATGCCGAAGGAAGACGCGTTCTTCGACCTGTTCTCCGCCCACGCCAAAACGCTGGTGGACGGCGCCGAGGCCCTACGCGACATGACCGCGGGCGGCGACGCCGTCGAGCCCGCCAGCGCCCGCGTCTACCAGCACGAGGAAGAGGCCGACGAGGTCACCCGGCAGGTGATGCTGGCCGTCCGCCGCAGCTTCATCACGCCCTTCGACCGCAGCGACATCCAGGACCTGACCACCTCGCTGGACGACGCCATCGACCAGATGCGCAAGACCGCCAAGGTCGTCAGCCTGTTCGAGGTCAAGAGCTTCGAGCCGCAGATGAAGGACATGGCCGGCGTCATCGTCGAGGCCGCCAAGCTGACCGAGCAGGCCGTCGCCCTGCTGCCCAAGATGCGCCAGAACGCCCACAAGCTGGGCGAGATCTCGGTCCGGATCCGCGAGATCGAGGAGCAGTCCGACCACATGTACGACCAGGGCCGCAAGGACCTGTTCCTGGCCAGCCGCCAGGGTGATCCGATGGCCTTCATCGTCGGCATCGACATCTACAGCCACCTCGAGAAGGTCATGGACCGCTTCGAGGACGTCGCCAACCGCATCAGCGGCATCGTCGTCGAGCAGGTCTAA